The genomic DNA TCGCTCTGGACAGTGTTACTCCGACCATTGCGGCATTGCCCAGCACCTTCCTCGGACCAAGATACTCCTAGAAACCATAGGCCTATATGAGTAATTGGCCGAAGGAAGCTTTATAACTCAGTCTGTCTACGGTCACTAATTTTTCACTGACCATTCCTCTAACTGGGATTCCTCCGACCTACAGTGTAAGCAGCCCTCATCATTTTAATCCAAGTATGATCTGATCAGAAAgaacttttcaattcaattcaatctttatttcgcgaataaaataaaaccaaaaaatACCGTCTGAAACATAGCACGGGCGTAAAATGCGGGATTGGTACCCCCCCCCACTATTCGGAGAAGGGGGTCGGATGGCATGTgaaatcatcccccccccccacttaaagatggaaaaaaaaatgataatcctCAAATGGTTAATACTATGTATGGATTCATCTTTGAATGCAGCCAAAGTGCCTAATGAATTGGCCTAATTTTGCattctaaaaatgcaaaaatatctCGCGCGGTTGCTCCGCTCCCGCGCACAACCTACAGGAATTTGACAGTGACAAATATACTTacgttaaaaaaatagattatgGCAAAGGTAAGTTTAGTTTAATCCATTCGTGAATATGTGATTCCAAGTGACTTTCGAGTATGATTATAACCTTCATCATAAACGAattaaaacatcctttaaaTACACTTTTGTGAATATGGGAGGGGGTGATCTGGTATATTTGTGGAAGCGGGGATTTTGTGCGAAAAAAACATTTGGCCTAccgttttctttaaaaatatacgATGAGTTACTAAAGACATTGATGCCGTTAATAAAACATTCATCTTTACCAAATTATCCATTTATAGGGGACTTTAAATCATAGTAATAACACGacaatgtaataaatatttcataaatgaattctGCCCAAAATTTGGAATGTTGCTTCATCTCCCAATGTAATCTTAAAGATTATTCgaaatctttcattttcatattcattatgATATTTCCACGTTTTTGGGAAGTTCATATTGTGTCCGATATGGCCTACAcgcttaaaacaaatcagtcaaattgactagaccagtagtcagctgggagcaactgatatggcaatcactgatattcacatttctgacatatattctagtcagaaataactcttttctagtaaaatatgactagaaaatagtcaaatatgactagaataacagttgctcccagctgaccctattaaccagtcatttttgactgattagTTTTTAGAGTGTGTTTTTGTGGTCATTGGCACCCTACGCCCTTATTCCTGATAATCATGAtcctatttttgttttcattctcaTCTCACCTTTGAACCATGAGTTTTCATTGAACAAAACTCGACTATTATTTCAATCCCTATTTGATCTGTTTATTATATTTACATATCCTTCCAAAGTTAACGTTATTGATAACATACCCGTATCATCCTCTGTATATGAAGAGTAGCAAAAtaggttaggtccactttggactattccgagaaaaaccatgttttgtttttattctcagTTATTGCAATACctttatgagaaactaaattgccacgatgtactaccctatcataaGAACATAAAACTGGGTATACACTAcctatctcattttttttctatattcttttagaattatcattgtggaccaAACCCCTTTTTcaagcaaactgaaatgaatccaatctattttgaataaaaaagtgatttttctttgcaacttttattcacgttttcatatgaatttcaaattttctttgttttcatcagagcgactaaaatatagaggttttgagacagaaaacaataaattttatgaacaatggacctataatcccttttgacaaatgagctattgaagagtttgtttgcaaaaggtcCACTCGAAGaaaatctttgtatttttttaattctcccatattgcaatattcttatgcgaaacaaaattttcatgataccctaccatgagaacaaataattgggtataaaagaaatctacctgtcttcatatttttcttagaATATTCTTTTCCCAAAAAAACTGTGTtatgtggacctaaccccttttccaacaaaactgaaatggacctaaccccctttgaaaaaaagtgattttacttttgccattttaggtcactttttaatgggaatttcaacttttctttggtattatCTTATAGAGctatactaaaaatctatacattgagacattaaacaatttaatgaaaaatggatCTATAACCCCCTTtacaagtgagctcttcatatttTAATGCATAGGCTTATTATTTTTAAACGACTGAAGCAACTTTTTAAGGCTTGCTAACTACGCTCACCGCCGCAATTTCTCTCAAAAATATACACTCCCTTGAAAGACGATTCGGATAAtcattctgtttctgtttcttccAACTATGGAAAATTTGCTCGATCCCTTCGCTCGCTCGCTCGCATTTACTAACTGTAATCCAGTAGTTAATATCACAATAAATACATTACATTGTGATAGTCCTTCAAGTGAAAGATGGTAGTACATACACGCAGTTTATATACCCCTGCACATATACATTGGCGGCgtaagccaaaaattttaggaggggacaaccaaaaaaaaattgacaagcaaaaaaaaaaggttctcaaccccaaaattttaggggggacgtaggaaaataaattgacaagcaaaaaaataaaaaaaggtcatcaacaacaaatttaggggggacgtcccccccctcctcaaatttagggggacacgtccccctatcccccccccccgcttccgccgcctatgcacaTATAGCATGTATAGCGGCGTGATGTGATAATTACACAATTGAAAGACTAAGGTTTGGGGGCAACGTTCTTTCTTTCGCGTGCACTCCAACtgaaaatttgctcgctcgctaTGCTCATTCGCCACATTTACCAACAATCACAAGACGATTTTGGTTATGTCTTCCAACTACTGAAAATTTGCTCGCTTGTTTCGCTCGCTAGCATTGGGATATATAACAGTTCAGTAACACGACAAATATAGCCCCATAGAGGCCTTTAACTGAAAGATAAAAGGATTTTGTACACCTACGGTTATATGTACCCCGGCCGTATACACAGACTTTAATTGGTTTGGGGGTgtcccccttttttatttttaggtcaatatattgctttcacacccgattttgatgaaattttcagcattattcttgtttgatttatctctgttgattcaaatcaaaatttttctggggtggacttgccctttaacaCTATCAACGttggaaaaagaagaagaaacactTTAAGTACAATACACGAGTTGAAGAGGGGGTAGATAGGCATGTGTTGATATAAACTGTGaaattaaaacattttataTGAGGGCCACGTCCCCATTTGTGCCCTAGCTGCTATCTTTTAGAATCTATGTTAAATCCTGAATAACTATGGCATCAATGATACAGCTAGCAGGGagatataatttttgtttgtttgtttaattgttctttttttaacttCAAACTTCACAATCAGGCAGCGATCTGTGGATGGGACCCTGGATGGGAATTAGACACCCCTCCCACTTCCGGGTTTTCGTTAACATTTCATATTGTCCGTCCCCCGCCCCCCCATTACttaacaagaaaaataatatatatcgAGGGGCTGGAAAAAAGACTACGTAGAGGTCACGTGTTAGACATGGTCGGTGAAGCTCGAAGACGGCGCTAGGTACCGGTGATTGTACACTGTAAGTAGAAAGCTTTTAAACAACATTTACAATCGTTCAAAATAGATTCACCACCTTACAAGATACCCAAAGATTACTTGATATCATACTGTATCTCatgcaaaaatatttaaatgataTCGATGAGAAATGCCGGTGTACAAAGTACAAACTGTCTGATCAAAATTGCACTGTGTCTGTAGTCTACACGTGCAGCGCAAAGTCGCAGAGGCGAGGGTTTAGTCGAGACGAGAGCGTCGACGTCGCGGCCTGTGCCGTGGCTGTGGTGGCTCTGCTCCGCTTCTGCTCGAGCTCAAGTCTTTCAAGGCCCTAATAAATTTAAACCGCAAATACTTGACGTCACTGTGTAACTGAGCTTGtactaattattattattaacaacaTGATTAACAAGGACCGTGTGAGCCTGATTATGAGGCTTGAACAGGGACAGTGCAGAGGGCGACAAATCATATAAATCGCAGATAGGCCTATTTATTAAGACTAGAGTCGAGAGGAGTAGAGCCAGGCAAGGTTGAATTGAAGTGTGAGCGAATTACCTTGGCTTGGGTCGAGATACCTCAAGCGATGTTCATGCATGCTCCACTTCTGTTACcctacgctccacctacccgagCATCGAGCCCGTGAACTTGTTCGGATACCAATCCGAGAGGCAAAGGTGCAGtggaaaaaaagatataacaagaaagaaaaatagcttAACTTCTTACTCTATACTCTTATTTCACTCCGTGTGCATCCTCTGGTCATCCTCACAATTGGTGATTTTGGGCCAGTATCTAATTCCTCATAGTCGCACGTATTATTCACAGCCTATTTCAAACATCGCATGCAAGGATCGCATATCAAACAGCATTGTATAAtaattggatggctcagaaaatACCAGATATAATATATTCTAagagtttgggaaaatattccatgaatcagtggaatattttcccaaactcttggaatatttctggtattccatcaCTCACTGACTATTTTTACTGTAGCCTTTGCtttgtaggcctattttattatatgaaatattctaattttttcattgtcatgagaaacaaagtttcaatcctcctagacagctggcagccgtctgtttcgaggagttttttaacatttttttttatttctcgtacacagacggctcgctatcgtgcagccaccattaggggacttgcaatgcaaaaatcCCCCGTCAGGGCTCTTCAAATTTTgactttaatgaataaaaaaaattgaaaattattgcgaccaaaatgcaaattaatattccctcttggcattacatgtaattgccaaaaaacggagaaaaatcaagttaaaaggaacaaaaacagtgacttacctcggctgtcacgtAAATTCACTTCCCCCTTttgtccgatcttaagtacataaacatatggccattgagtcccctgtacagatcgctagaacttcggtctccgtatttggtgagtgaagccaacagagTTTAGCTGAACatccaacataacagagaccgaagcttttggtctacattcctccctgaacatgtgaaattaccactcattcaatgaacaaggttataatataaccttgttctcagttatatctccatgtgtgacaaaataagggtggcaatgtttggcttattttctctttttctttggggcaaatgcttgattttttacactgacagtttccattagacctgttaattcatactgcttggctcttatttaaatttgattctttatatcattttttcttaattaaaaatagagatcaaaaaatgaaaattttcttgccatattactttccaccaatagagggcgtacacaaaaatatgcccaaaattcaagtttttgagcgctctggtgaatacaaaaattattcccacattactaatgataaataaattaaaactgtatgaaaattagtaattttggtcacaaaagtgatattttaatgattttttagagtgtgtgctctatacagcattggcataccatagtcctacctgtagattctccacaggccagatggtagcagtgaacaagtggaaaTTACCAATGTTTAACaatttatggttcagtcaagtcagTCTTTACCGTAAATAACGGAATATAAACCGCACTCGTggattaaccgcacccccaactttggactaaaaaaaaaaatcctcacatttacatgcatatttgaggtacgaagaaacaaaaactaagttcaagatttcaaagtatccaaagagattaccggtattcagaaatctgctgttcttgatcaatttaTCTACAAATGTTAGCAAGAACGAaaggtcccgacaatattggccacttacacactcacctcacagtcacggtgtacacacacacacagcactgctgTTCttattacattgcaaactacgatacggtgccagtacatcttatcaaattatgatctgtgtctttccaggcgtaggaggaagaaacattcacatttcttgcctcacaacctcacaatcactttcagaatttGTCTAGCATTCGATGTCGTAGCATGAATTTGCAATAcaggattacaggaaggttcaagaaacaaagaaattggcattttttccagttgtttttacAGCTTTGTGCCGTCTCTCTCATGCGTGGTGTACAGGTAAATGGTATCTTATAGAAAgcaaacaggaaagaaaaaataagctgGCGCGAAATGGGTCGGGACTTTGGAGGGGAGGGATTAAaatgaatagcgccagcttaagtcgcactataaccacaatACAATGCAAGCTCtcagctcactcaactctcacTCAgctgtgacaaaatattaccgagtatgttGGCATCTCTCTTTGaacttagccagggaacttcgctgctttgaatcgagaataaactccaaattagtgtcatgaaggtgggtgagTTGGTGCACGGCGACTCctcctatttattttttttagatggagccttgtttgatgatttattgtcagATATTCACCCCTCaccaagaaagaaattaaaaagctataATTCACAACTTTAAGCTCAGTGATTTTCATTAAGGCTtcgttttgacaagcaaagtcggcgactgtgaggataagACTCACACATCGTATGTAAAGTGAACggggatttatctcctgtgcaattcgaattactgtatcacagaattgtgaaaTCCCGAATGGAAAtttgtgcattagaaattgcataTGGTGAAGTAGGGAAAAACTGTTGCCGCTACTGGAAGCACGCGCGTGAatgtattacagaaaaaaaagacggacgtagctcactttttttgatattgaaaaaaacacacacttggcaatttgaaactgtgcttatcgtaaattgaaagtcACTTGATTTCAGTTGGCTTttcagatatttaaattacatgtatgatatggcttcactgctcactcacggcaggcgcaattacctggaaaatatttgcacccggtcgtcaaaattttgattatttggGGGCTTTATGGGCGCAATTGCATGGCTTATGAGCGCGAATTTGCGCTCAGCGCccgcttatttcaaggcttgtgCAGTTTACTTCTGGTTGGTTAGTCTACCAACTATTGCTCTCCTATAGATCCTCCCAGACATGCCGGCGTCTATTACATAACACCCCCAGGCATGCGGCCGAGTGAAAGACTTGAATCCCTTCTCTGTTCCCAGATAAGCCTTGATTTCTCCATGATTTGTCAATAAAAGGTCGCTTTAAgaaattgtgatatttttttgaataagaaaaatgtttttttccagACACCCTACCCGTACCCATAGGACTTGTAATGGTGATGGGTCGGCTGATGCTTAACAACATCGTCTATAGGAAAATGGTGAGCTACCTCACCCTGTTGAGATTACTGTTTTCGTGTAATTCCCCCCTTTGATGGTGGAATacaaagcaattaaaaaaattactttatCATCACTTTTGTGTTTCTATGATTGTTCTTTCTTTGCAGGAAGTTTGTTTTGAGATTCATCATTAAGTGAACCGTGCTATTTGATACCAAGATGTCTGCAGAGAATCAAGGTCAGGTCTCGTTCCGGATACTGGTCAGCAGCAACAAAGCTGGAGGTGTCATAGGCAAAGGTGGTCATAACATCAAACGCCTTAGGGAACAGTACGAAGCAGATGTGATCATTCCAAACAGTGGCGGCTCACACCGTGTCTTGCAGATATCGGGTGGTAATCTAGAGAACTGCCTGACTATTGTAAAAGAGGTGATTCCCCTCATTGTAGACGAGGGTGCAGGGTTTCCTGTCGATGAGACGGCTACAGCGACGGTGAGTGTCTTGGTGCAAAGCAGCCAGGTAGGGGCCATCATTGGAAGAGGGGGAGTGAAGATCAAGGAACTCCGGGAAAAGACTGGTTCCAGTTTGACTGTCATGCAGGACTGCCTTCCCAATTCGACAGAGCGTCAAGTCCAAGTCATCGGCACCTCGGATGCGGTAGTGTCGGCCCTGCGAGAGATCCACGAGACATGCAGTGAATTCCCAGTCAAAGGCCAGGCCATCCCGTATGATCCATCAGTTGACGTCACCGGAGGTTACGGCTGGAATGCCGGCGGCTTTGGTGGACCGATGGGAAGAGGGGGTGGAGGAATGGGAATGCGTGGAGGTCGAGGTGGTCGAGGTGGCAGAATGGGACCGAACCAAGGGTTTGGTGGTGGCTTTGGCGGTGCCGATCATGGGGGATTTCGTGGTGACATCCAGACCACACAGAACACAGTCCCTAACGACCTCATCGGAGCGGTCATAGGCAGAGGCGGGGAACGCATCAGGAACATCCGTATGAATAGCGGCGCCGAGATCGAGATCGCCAACCCCGTCCCTGATGCAGTCGACAGGATCATCACTATCAGAGGCACCCATGAGCAGATCAACCATGCCCAGTTCCTGCTGCAACAGTGCATCAGGCAGTTTGGGGGAACAGCGGCACAATCATTCTAGTCTTTTGTCATGAAAAAGGACAATTGGAGATTTATAAAGACTTTCTCTACCTCTGTTCAATGCAAATCTGTTGGAAATAGAGGATCAACGTCTCATGGCCCAGTTAATGAAAGTAAATGACTGAAATACcttgaggtacatgtattttgcaatGAGATGGGGTAATATTGTAAGAGCCAATTTTGCCATGTACATGTTCAAgtatttcatcaattttagTTTTGCTCCTGATTTTCACAAATTGGTGTGTTCATAATTCCTGGATTTCTCTCTCCATTTGCAGCAATGATTGTGAAGGTTAAATTCACACTTCATTTTGATTCCTACATGGTGGAGAGCCTGTTATAGAAAGAGTTGCACTTGATGCATTTTACTGGTCGGAAGTCAagttgtgattttttaaaaaaattatatttgattgtATTAAACTCTTTCGCCAACTGTCCCAGATCTTGGTTGCTGCGCCTTATCATCAGTGAGTTTAAATACCTTACAGTATCTGCATATGCACTTTAGCATGACTTTGACACTTtgaatcaaactttttttaagtcaatcccttggggtgtttcacaaagacttaaaTGTGACTTGAGAGTtgcacttacatgtaaattCCTAGTCGCGTGTCGTATATAAAAGACATCACGTATTTGCATATAGGTCATATTAGGAGCGGATCCAGCCGGATTTAACTCAGTACCAATTTAAgtgccatattttttttgtgtacaATAGTCGGCCTCTCACAACTATTGAGTCTAATCCGGCTGGATCCCCGCTTGGGTCACATCGTGCTGTGAGGACGTGTGCTACTGCATATCAATCAATGAGTTGCACGATACGTATCATGTGCGCATCAGAATTTAAGTCATACTCCTGAAACACCCCATGGGATATATTACCACAGAATATATCAGTCTTTGAATTTTAGGAAAATTACTACCCATTGGATGGAGGTGCTTCATACAGAGATGTCAATTTTTacacttcttttctttttttttaaatttgctgTATTTAATGTGATTCATGGAATATATCGTTTCCTCCTATAAAATGAATTGTCGTACTAATATAATAGTAAAAATActtctcttttcttctgttATGTGGCTGAATCACAAGATTCAACCCTGAAATGAAATGCTGTACAAAGTGGTTGACATTCCTGGGTCCTTAGATAAGGgtctcgtcttacaaagagttgggattgatccgatcaatcacaactatggacggccagcaacgtcaaaatctaaaatgcatgtttgttgaaaatattttctagctgtgatgtatattcatgcattcattgttttcttgaaaattcactgtgctgctctttgtttacaaaggacattttgcagaTTTTCTGTAGAGAAAATTATGACACGGATGCGTTTCCAtacatagagttacgattgatcggatcaatagtAACTGTCTGTAAGACAGTGCCAAGATATATGATCTTAAATAACAATCGATTGAACTGTTCTTACAAGTTCGAAGCACAAAAGGGCCCGCATTACACGATATTTTACTTTGCGAGTCGGGTGAAGAGATTGATTGAAAACCTGTCCCCCTTGTGCTCAAATGCTTTAACTTTCTTTCACTTCAGTATTTGTTTTCTGTTCAGACTAGTATTTTTGTCATAGATCCAAGCAGAATTTGGGCTTTGGTTAAATCAACACGTTATGCTTGATAGTCAGCAAAAACTAACGTATCGCAGTCATCCGATCgccatgaaaaataatttggtatacatataCAAAACACTTGCGAGGTCATTGGAGGGAGTgtgtaaaaatcattttattttatcaactTATTGGTAaatactgggggggggggggggcactcaaattacattttaatgGGATGTGCCTCACGTAACCCTGAAAtggggtctaaggaactgaccACAAGGGTAGAATATGGGGTCTTATGTACGGTATGTGAAAATAGTCTAAGGAACGGGATCGCGGTTCAGTAGGTACGATGCATGCTAGCATTGCTGTGTATGTATATGTGGGCGCTAGCAGTGCATGGAGTTGCTAGCAAAAGGAGTTGTGAAGTCGTGCGTGCAGCTCTCGCATGCACTCGCGCTTTACAATTTTGGCAGGGCAAGGGAACAGATTTTTTCAGAACGGGGGTCTTGCAAGACGTGCGGCTTCTGAATGGAACTTTTCTTGTTTggagtatctagagaactgaaaataAGGTCTGAAAAGGGGGTCATCAAAGCACGTCCCCGTACcaccaatatacatgtatttgagtgcccccccccccaatggtAAATATTGACCAGCACTCAGCAGCAAGAGTGAAAAGACCAATTTACAATCTGATTACAATACAGAGTAAAATTACGTAATGATATTGTACAGCTTCTAGAATTGTGGGGCTTAATGATTGAAttggaaatcaatttttgtGATCATTGAGTcatgatttaaatttatttaagGTTTCCATTTCAAAGTATGCCTACGCTGCAAATTATGCTGTCATAACTCCATCAATTGCAGCCTTGAAGGGCCTTTAGGTTAGGACATGTTCCCTTTTCATGAACTACCCCCTCTTGTTTTTACCGGGAATATTTTTTCTTGGTATTGCatcacaatttgctccacaatttttttaagaCTGCTACTTGTACTCAAAAATTACTTTGTGTAGCAGATTTCTACAGAGGACTGTACACAGAACCGAGTTAAAAGCCCTTGTGATTGAATATGCTGATAAAAATTGGTAaccaaaattattccctgatgCTGATTTTTGGTCTTTGTCTTCTTAACTATCATAAAGTAAAGTGGTTTCATTTGTAATGGTAACATGAAACTCAGTGGGACATATACATCTAATATTTAATGCAAGAAGGCATTTAAAAGGACGTTCATGTACACTTTACATGTATACTCCAGGGGTTGAATTAATTTGTGTACCGgtaattcatttctttcagaGTGCTTCTATTTGTTCCATGCGTTTTGTTTGGCaaacaatacataatttttttttttttttgtttctttgtgtAGAGTCATGTTAGATGAGGATAAGGgagtcatgataaaaaaataaaactattcaTTGCTGCCTCTGTATATGTTAGTATTTTAATATCTATTATTGCATTTAGTCATGTTGTTCCTAAGATTTGATAAAAGTACTGTGCGTGTACACCGTCATTGAATGGTGCGTTTGAATCACGAAAATGTATAGCTTTAACTTGTGTATTTTGgattatacattgtacatgGATCCATATTTTAGAATTTAGATAATAAACCCCACCCATTGTCTTGTAGTCTAATCTCATGCATATTTTTCGATtacaattatttgcaatttgGCTTATTATTGGCAACCTAAATAATTACTAGTCTTGTCGGTGATGTCCGATTCCTTGCAAGAGAGAAGCAAAAAGTAATGTATTCAGATTTTTTCAGACTGAATTCCAATACTAGTAATTATGTCACTTATTTTAACAAGAATATGTATAATATTTTGTTCTATGGTTTTGGGGGAAAACATTAAGTATGTTTGTAAACTTATCTATTGCATGTATTATATTgcatatatgattattttttggacttctttatttgatattttcacttttatggAACCAAGTAGAGAAGGATTTCTAATTTTTATGCcaattgtattttaattttcgTTATTCTGTGCGTGACCAATAAATTGGATTGAATCAAAATCTCAATTCAATCACGATTAGTTTTGTAAAAGtttgtgttgatttttttaaataaaaaaaaatgtactctGTACATGTAGAACCTAAATTTGTTCTTTTCACATTCTTTTTCACCTTTAGTGCCAATGAGtacacttaaaggggaagttcaccctgacaatcAGTTTtagtaaaaacagaaaaattagagAAATATATTGAAGGGTCAATGAGAATCCATGAAAGAATAATTGAGTTTAAAGCTCtaaatttgtgatgtcatatcgTGCAATTTAATGATAcatcatgtaatataaattcctataaattcattttgtctcgcctgcggcggtgtcgtcaacattgaaatcttaaaggacaagtccaacccaacgaaaaacttgatttgaataaaaagagaaaaattcaacaagcataacactgaaaatttcatcaaaatcggatgtaaaataagaaagttatggcattttaaagtttcgcttattttcaacaaaatagttatataaacgagccagttacacccaaatgagagagttgatgacatcactcactatttcttttgtattttattatttgaaatatttttattttctcgtcattgtcgtgtgaaatgaagtttcattcctccctgaacacgtggaattccattattttaacattttgtgcttcaggcaatgaggtcctaatcatcaaattcgtaaaaattgaaatattgtataa from Lytechinus variegatus isolate NC3 chromosome 8, Lvar_3.0, whole genome shotgun sequence includes the following:
- the LOC121420106 gene encoding heterogeneous nuclear ribonucleoprotein K-like, yielding MSAENQGQVSFRILVSSNKAGGVIGKGGHNIKRLREQYEADVIIPNSGGSHRVLQISGGNLENCLTIVKEVIPLIVDEGAGFPVDETATATVSVLVQSSQVGAIIGRGGVKIKELREKTGSSLTVMQDCLPNSTERQVQVIGTSDAVVSALREIHETCSEFPVKGQAIPYDPSVDVTGGYGWNAGGFGGPMGRGGGGMGMRGGRGGRGGRMGPNQGFGGGFGGADHGGFRGDIQTTQNTVPNDLIGAVIGRGGERIRNIRMNSGAEIEIANPVPDAVDRIITIRGTHEQINHAQFLLQQCIRQFGGTAAQSF